Genomic window (Gammaproteobacteria bacterium):
CCGCCGAAGCCGTCGAAGTAGACGATGCCGGGTTCGGCGAACGGCGCGGACTGCAGCACACTGGTGCGTGTCTTGTGGTTGTAGTAGCGGTGCTCTTCGTACTGGTTGCCGAGCCAGGTGAGGTAACCGTAGTTGGGGTTGGCGGGTGAGGGCGCCTGGACGTCGCGGATCCAGTCCGCGGGAACGACCTGCTCGCCGTTCCACTGGCCGGCGTGGATATGCAGCAGGCCGACCTGCAGCCAGGAGCGCGCGGTGGCATCGAGGCAGCAGAAGAAGCGCGGGACGCCCTTCGCCTCCGAGTCCAGCACGATGGCGGCGTCGGTGGCGCCGATGCGCTTCCACAGCGCGTCGGACAGATAGCCGGCGTAGCGCCGGCCGGTGGCGCGTTCGAGGATCAGGCCGAGGACCTCGGGATTGATGCCGTTGTAGTCGAAGCGCGTGCCCGGCGCTTCGACAGCCGGCTCGCCGAGCGCGAGGGGGGCGATGTCCCCGCCCAGCATCAGCTGGAAGAACCCGCCCACGGGGTTGAGGCCGACGGTGGGGAAATCGATGCCACTCGCCTGGTGCAGCAGGTCACGCAGGGTGATCTTCGCGCGCGCGTCGCCGGCCCACTCGGGCAGGTAGCGCGCGGCGGGGTCGTCCACCGAGTGGATGAAGCCGTCGCGGATGGCGATGCCCACCATCAGCGCCAGCACCGACTTGTGCATGGACTGGGTCGGCGTGCGGGTGCCGGCGTCGTAGCCGGGGTAGTAGTGCTCGAGCTGGATGGCGCCGTCGTGGTAGACGATCAGCGCATGGCTGCCGGTCTGCGCGCCGTAGGCGATGGCTTCGTCGAGGGCGGCCGCGGCGATGCTGCGCGCGCCCGGCGCGGCGACCGGCAGCACGGCGGCGGGGCCGCCCGCGACGGTCTCCTCCGGTCCGCTGCCGCCGCCGAAGGGCAGGCGGACGAGGCGCGTGGTGAGGATGGGATCCGCGACGTACAGGGCGGCGAGACCCATGACGATGACGAGGACGAGGCCGACCAGCAGCCGCTTGATGATGCGCACCGTGCTTCCCCGTGAGGCAAGGACCGGGCGCCATGATATGCCGGCTGTGCGGGCGTCGCAGCGCCCTTGCGGCCGGGATCCCAAAAGTCGCTCCTCGTCATTCGCCTGGTTTTGGGACCCCGGCCTCCGGGCGAGCCGGCGCTTGCCCTGTCGGGACCGCCGTCACGCTGACGCAGCGTCCGGAGGCGGGGGCCTCCGAACAAAGCGAATGACGAGGAGCGACTTCGGAGGCCCCCGCCGCAAGGACGCGTCGGCCTCGCCGGTCTCGCAGTTTCGCCAGAGCGGTTACCCGATGCGGTTCCAGGCGTCCAGCGCCGCGGTCTTGTAGGCCTCGGCCAGCGTCGGGTAGTTGAACACCGAGTTGATGAAGTAATCGAGGCCGCCAGAGTGGGCCATCACCGCCTGGCCGATATGGATCAGTTCGGTGGCGCCTTCGCCGACGATGTGCACGCCGAGCAGCCGACGGTCATCGAGGCCGAAGATCAGCTTCAGCAGCCCCTCGTTGCCGCCCTGGATCTGGCCGCGGGCGGTCTCGCGGAAGCGCGCCACGCCCGTCTCGAAGGCGATGCCCTCGGTGCGCAGCTCGCGCTCGGTGCGACCGACGATGCTGATCTCCGGCACCGCGTAGATGCCGAAGGGAAACAGCTCCGGTGCGCAGTCGGCCTCGACGCCGAAGGCATGGCAGGCCGCCTTGCGGCCCTGCTCGGCCGAGGTCGAGGCCAGCGCCGGGAAGCCGATGACGTCGCCCACGGCGTAGATGTGCGGCTGCGTGGTGCGCAGGTGCTCGTCCACGGCGAGGCGCCCGCGCGCATCGGCCGCCAGGCCAGCGTTGGCGAGATCGAGGCCGGCGGTGGCGCCCACGCGGCCGGCCGCTACCATGACCAGGTCGGCCACCACGCGCCGGCCGCTCTTCATGCGCGTGACGACACGGCCGTCGGCGCACTTCTCGACCGCCGCCACGTCCTCGCCCAGGCGCAGCGCGATGCCGCGGTCCTGCAGGTCGTGGCGGAAGCTGTCGACGATGTCGGCATCGACGAAATCGAGGATGGTGCTGCGGCTGTCGATCAGGGTGATGCGGGTATCGAGGGCGCTGAAGATGGTGGCGTACTCCACGCCGATCACTCCGGCGCCGATGACCGTCATGGTGCGGGGGATGTCGCGGATGCCGAGGATGCCGTCGCTGTCGATGATGGTGACGTCGTCGAAGGGGATCTCCGCCGGGCGGTGCGGCACGGTGCCGGTGGCGATGACCACGTGGCCGGCGCGCAGCAGCTGCTCGTGCCCGGCATGGCTGACGACGCGCAGCGTGTGCGGATCGGTGAAGGCCGCGGCGCCGGTCACCACCGACACGCCGTTGCGGGTGAGCTGGTGGCGGATGATCTCGATCTGCTGGTGGATGGTGGCGCGCAGGCGCTGCATCAGGTCATCGGCGGTGATCTCGGCCTTCACCCGGTAGCTGCGCCCGTAGAAGCCCTTCTCGCGCCAGCCGCAGAGGTAGAGCACCGCCTCGCGCAGCGTCTTGCTGGGGATGGTGCCGGTATGGGCGGTGACGCCGCCGAGGATGTCCTGCCGCTCGATGATCGCCACGCGCCGGCCGAGCTTGGCCGCCTGGATCGCGGCGCGCTGCCCGCCGGGGCCGCTGCCGATGACCAGCATGTCGAAATCCTGCATCTGGGTGGCGCCTCTCGCGTGCCGCGGCCGGTGATGGCCCTCGCTGGACAGGCCATCGGCATCCGGCGCCACATCTGAAGAGGCGACGGCCGCGATGCCGGCGCGGATGGCCGGGGATGTGAACCAGGCACGGCAGCGGCGGCGCTGACGCCGATGAGAAGCGGTTATCGGACGGGCGTGGCCAGCCGTGGCAGCATCCCTGCCCGGGTGTGCCCGCGGGTGGGCGGTGTTGGTGACGGGGATGGCGCCATGAGCGATGGTGTAGGCAAGGCATTCGAGTTCGTGCGGCAGATGGTTGCCAACCTGCCGGGCAAGGACGTGGACCTGCCCGCCTTTCCCGACGTGGTGCGGCGCCTGCAGGTGGTGCTGGCCGATCCGCAGACCAGCGCCAGGGACCTGGTGGCGATCATCGAGTCCGAGCCGGTGCTCAGTGCGCGGCTGCTGCAGCTGGCCAACTCCGCGGCCATGAACGCCGCCGGCAACTCGGTCACCACCATCAAGCTGGCGGTCAGCCGCCTCGGCTTCAACCTCGTGCGGCTGACGGCGATGAACCATGCCATGCGCCAGATGGAGCGGCAGGAGGCGCTGCAGCCGATCCGTGCCGACCTCGGCGCGATCTGGAAGGCGAGCAACGAAGTGGCCGCGATCTGCTACGTCGTCGCCCGTCGCGCCTTCGGGCGCCAGCCCGACGAGGCGATGCTCGCCGGCCTGCTCCACGGCATCGGCGGGCTGTACATCCTCACCCAGACCCAGCGCCTGGATCCGGCGCTGCGTGCCGATCCGGAGTTCCGGTCCGTCATGCACGACTGGCAACCGCGTCTCGGCAAGGCGATCCTCGATACCTGGGGCCTGCCCGAGCGCATTGGCCTGGCGGTGGCGAGCCAGGACGAGCTGCTGAGCATCGGTCCGCAGGATCTGGAGCCGATGGCACGCCTGCTGTCGGCGGCCAAGCTGCGTCACCGCCTGGGCAGCGATCCGTCCCTGCGCAAGGACCTGCCGCAGGCCGACGACATCATGCGTGCCGTCACGCTCGGGCCGGCGACCTTCCTCGACATTGTGGCATCCAGCCACCAGGACATCGAGGAGATGCAGAGCCTGCTGGCCGCGTGAAGATCAAGATTAAGGTGCCGGTGTTACGGTTTCGGTAATTGCCTGAAACCGCCTGCGGGTGCCGGTGTTACGGTTTCAGGCAATTACCGAAACCGTAACACCGGCACCTTAATCCCGGCACCTTGATTCAAAATCCCCAGATGATGCTGGCGGTATAGAAGTCTGCGCCGTCGTTCTCCAGGTTGAAGTTCTCCCAGAGCGCCCGTGCGGTGATGCGGTCGGTGATGTGCCAGTCGAGGCCGGCACCGTAGGTGACTTCGATGCCCTCGTCGTCGGTGCCGCAGGCGTTGGCCGCGCACCAGTCGCCGCCACCGCCGAGGCTGGTGGTGCCGGACTGGTCCGCCATCCAGCGGAAGACGCCGATCTTGCCCACCAGCGAGAAGTGGTTGTCCATGAAGGGCAGGGAGCCCACGGCATTCACGCCGAATCCCGTGACATCGACTTCGCCGGAGCCGGAGAACGCCTGCCCGCCGCCTTCGCCGCCGTCGTAGCTGCCGGAGGCGCTGGTCTTCGCCGAACCGATA
Coding sequences:
- a CDS encoding serine hydrolase encodes the protein MRIIKRLLVGLVLVIVMGLAALYVADPILTTRLVRLPFGGGSGPEETVAGGPAAVLPVAAPGARSIAAAALDEAIAYGAQTGSHALIVYHDGAIQLEHYYPGYDAGTRTPTQSMHKSVLALMVGIAIRDGFIHSVDDPAARYLPEWAGDARAKITLRDLLHQASGIDFPTVGLNPVGGFFQLMLGGDIAPLALGEPAVEAPGTRFDYNGINPEVLGLILERATGRRYAGYLSDALWKRIGATDAAIVLDSEAKGVPRFFCCLDATARSWLQVGLLHIHAGQWNGEQVVPADWIRDVQAPSPANPNYGYLTWLGNQYEEHRYYNHKTRTSVLQSAPFAEPGIVYFDGFGGQRVYAVPSLGLVIVRTGALATDWDEARLPNLVIGGIVGKAP
- the sthA gene encoding Si-specific NAD(P)(+) transhydrogenase encodes the protein MQDFDMLVIGSGPGGQRAAIQAAKLGRRVAIIERQDILGGVTAHTGTIPSKTLREAVLYLCGWREKGFYGRSYRVKAEITADDLMQRLRATIHQQIEIIRHQLTRNGVSVVTGAAAFTDPHTLRVVSHAGHEQLLRAGHVVIATGTVPHRPAEIPFDDVTIIDSDGILGIRDIPRTMTVIGAGVIGVEYATIFSALDTRITLIDSRSTILDFVDADIVDSFRHDLQDRGIALRLGEDVAAVEKCADGRVVTRMKSGRRVVADLVMVAAGRVGATAGLDLANAGLAADARGRLAVDEHLRTTQPHIYAVGDVIGFPALASTSAEQGRKAACHAFGVEADCAPELFPFGIYAVPEISIVGRTERELRTEGIAFETGVARFRETARGQIQGGNEGLLKLIFGLDDRRLLGVHIVGEGATELIHIGQAVMAHSGGLDYFINSVFNYPTLAEAYKTAALDAWNRIG
- a CDS encoding HDOD domain-containing protein, translating into MSDGVGKAFEFVRQMVANLPGKDVDLPAFPDVVRRLQVVLADPQTSARDLVAIIESEPVLSARLLQLANSAAMNAAGNSVTTIKLAVSRLGFNLVRLTAMNHAMRQMERQEALQPIRADLGAIWKASNEVAAICYVVARRAFGRQPDEAMLAGLLHGIGGLYILTQTQRLDPALRADPEFRSVMHDWQPRLGKAILDTWGLPERIGLAVASQDELLSIGPQDLEPMARLLSAAKLRHRLGSDPSLRKDLPQADDIMRAVTLGPATFLDIVASSHQDIEEMQSLLAA
- a CDS encoding outer membrane beta-barrel protein — translated: MKSAKKNALSAAISLALGAGALLPVAAQAGWYAGVGIGSSSFDDEVGTQSALADAIRAQGPDSASFKVDDSDSGWKIFGGFQFNEYFALEGQYVDIGSAKTSASGSYDGGEGGGQAFSGSGEVDVTGFGVNAVGSLPFMDNHFSLVGKIGVFRWMADQSGTTSLGGGGDWCAANACGTDDEGIEVTYGAGLDWHITDRITARALWENFNLENDGADFYTASIIWGF